From the Telopea speciosissima isolate NSW1024214 ecotype Mountain lineage chromosome 9, Tspe_v1, whole genome shotgun sequence genome, the window CTCAGACTTGGTCAAACAAACAAGGTGTCAGATCATACACCTATTAAGACTGAGGCTTCTTCTAACATTAGTAGCTCTCAAGTAGCCCTTCAAGCTGCAAAAGATCAGAGCTCTAAACCCTCTGTAATTCAAACTGCATCCGGTAGCCTGCCAAGTGTACAACAACCTTCACAGGGCATCAACTTTATTCAAAACCCCTCACCTTTCAATAATCACAGTGACGTTGCAAGGAATGTTCAGAAGTTTTTGCAACCAAGGCTTCCTGAGCATCCTAATTGGACACCCCCTTCAATTGAGTACATGAATAAGGCCTTAACTTGTCAAATATGTAAGGCTACCATTAGTGATGTGGAAAGTTTACTTGTTTGTGATGCTTGTGAGAAGGGAGTCCACTTAAAATGTCTTCAATCATACAATCAAAAAGGCATTCCTAAAGGGGAGTGGCACTGCCCTAAGTGCATAATATCAAGCAATGGGAagccattgccccctaaatacGGTCGTGTTACGAGAAATATCACTGCACCTAAGGTATCTTCAAACACCAATGGAGGTCTAATTTCTGCAGTGAAGAAGGTTGAAAATTCAGATCAAAAGGTTAATCATCAGAAAGCCATTGCTAATGGAAATCCTGGTGGTATAGGAAGCAACCATATTGAGTCATCCCATGGACTAAAGATCTCAAGTGTAATAGATGCACATGGATCTGATTTCACCATAAGCAGAGTAGGCCCAGAAAAGTCAAGGGAAACTGCAGGGTTAGTTTGTGCACCTCTTTCTGGCATGGTTAACGACAGTTCTGAGCCACCCATTCAAAGTGGTGGATCATCTTCATGTGACACTGGGAGACTGAACTCTGATTTTACGTCACTGCCAAGGTTTGATCGAGGACACCACTGTCAAGCCTCATGTAACTCATTAGGTTATGACAAGAAAGGGCCATTACACCATGAAGCTTCTGGAAATCAAGATATTGTTAACAGTTCCACCTCTAAGGAGCTTGGGAAATCTGATTTAAGAGAGACTTCTGAATGTAAGTCAGGTTGTGAGATCAGGCAAGAGAACCAAGATCTTCCGCAGGCAGCTTCTGCTGAGGCTTTAGATTCTGGGAATGGAGCTAGAGATTGCAATAGGTCTTCATTAGATGATTTGCATGGTGTAGATTGGGTTGGTGATATAGTTCGCATAGTAGATGAGAAGTCATTTTATCAGTCTTGTCGTGTTAATGGAGCAGTATACAAGCTGCAAGACCATGCCCTTTTTTGTTCTGGTAATGACAATCTGAGACCTTCGAAGCTTCAGGTAAGCCGTGAGCAAGCATTTCACGATTCTTATGGCTTTAGGGTCTGTGGATATATATTGTTACGTCTAATTTACCTGCTGAGATAATTCCAACTGCTGATTTTCCCCCCCCAATTAAGGTTGAAACTGTGTTGAATCCTCCCTTTAGTTTTCACAGAGATGACATTCTCATGAACAATGTGTTATTTCAATTCTTTCTATGGATTCTCTTAAGTTGTGTGAAAAAAAACCTTTCTATTACAGGCCTTGTGGGAGGATAACAAAACAAGGTCAAAGTGGGCTATTGTGAATAGGTGTTACTTGCCTAGTGACTTGCCTGAGGTAGTTGGCCGGCCATGTACTCCTGAAAATAATGAGGTAGATAATTTGTTTCTTGAATTTTCTTTTGGAGTTTTCAATTCATATCCATTGTATATACTCTGTATTCATCGTACACATATTGTTTCCCACAATTGAATTAGAAGCATTgactttttctttctcccttgtcattattattattatttttttatgtctGCACATGCATTTAGGCACAAAGTTGTGGTTTGAATATTGGATTTGATACAAATATTGGCTATACTGTTGCAGGTATATGAATCTAATCATAGTGGCACTGTAATGGCTGGCTTAATTCAGGGGCCATGTCAAGTTCTTCCTCCAAACAAGTTTAAAGAagaaagtgaaagaagaagCCATTTACTTCATGGGGAAAGTGATGGGTTACAACCTGTTTTCCTTTGCaagtatgtttttttgtttcttcgcTTTAATTTCACATCATTTACCAAATACCACCAATTTTATATT encodes:
- the LOC122640839 gene encoding uncharacterized protein LOC122640839 isoform X1 gives rise to the protein MDPAGLEAVVPPVVNSEKSLASVGDKRPVENEVDIDNGGRLHKKAKGDFGMDMKKVAEIVLVLSEMGKMRGGRNPTDVEERLMAEARQKLAEICEALAPKDILPRDAVKAVIEDLGLNNRSKDQRLGFRPPKMSIAERLLLTKRKMEESKGFAGQSRTYSSQLSQVGFGATVESRAPLLPAAHMFPPEKPVSVGVFQPAPPMVHVSALTSTSSMNQLSVNEVQPVVVPRALSSSSLEKDSSSLTLPRTEAVHFRLDGRLNGPAFASQVRENTSGDLQLEKALRLGQTNKVSDHTPIKTEASSNISSSQVALQAAKDQSSKPSVIQTASGSLPSVQQPSQGINFIQNPSPFNNHSDVARNVQKFLQPRLPEHPNWTPPSIEYMNKALTCQICKATISDVESLLVCDACEKGVHLKCLQSYNQKGIPKGEWHCPKCIISSNGKPLPPKYGRVTRNITAPKVSSNTNGGLISAVKKVENSDQKVNHQKAIANGNPGGIGSNHIESSHGLKISSVIDAHGSDFTISRVGPEKSRETAGLVCAPLSGMVNDSSEPPIQSGGSSSCDTGRLNSDFTSLPRFDRGHHCQASCNSLGYDKKGPLHHEASGNQDIVNSSTSKELGKSDLRETSECKSGCEIRQENQDLPQAASAEALDSGNGARDCNRSSLDDLHGVDWVGDIVRIVDEKSFYQSCRVNGAVYKLQDHALFCSGNDNLRPSKLQALWEDNKTRSKWAIVNRCYLPSDLPEVVGRPCTPENNEVYESNHSGTVMAGLIQGPCQVLPPNKFKEESERRSHLLHGESDGLQPVFLCKWFYDEPKGLFRAVTD
- the LOC122640839 gene encoding uncharacterized protein LOC122640839 isoform X3 codes for the protein MDPAGLEAVVPPVVNSEKSLASVGDKRPVENEVDIDNGGRLHKKAKGDFGMDMKKVAEIVLVLSEMGKMRGGRNPTDVEERLMAEARQKLAEICEALAPKDILPRDAVKAVIEDLGLNNRSKDQRLGFRPPKMSIAERLLLTKRKMEESKGFAGQSRTYSSQLSQVGFGATVESRAPLLPAAHMFPPEKPVSVGVFQPAPPMVHVSALTSTSSMNQLSVNEVQPVVVPRALSSSSLEKDSSSLTLPRTEAVHFRLDGRLNGPAFASQVRENTSGDLQLEKALRLGQTNKVSDHTPIKTEASSNISSSQVALQAAKDQSSKPSVIQTASGSLPSVQQPSQGINFIQNPSPFNNHSDVARNVQKFLQPRLPEHPNWTPPSIEYMNKALTCQICKATISDVESLLVCDACEKGVHLKCLQSYNQKGIPKGEWHCPKCIISSNGKPLPPKYGRVTRNITAPKVSSNTNGGLISAVKKVENSDQKVNHQKAIANGNPGGIGSNHIESSHGLKISSVIDAHGSDFTISRVGPEKSRETAGLVCAPLSGMVNDSSEPPIQSGGSSSCDTGRLNSDFTSLPRFDRGHHCQASCNSLGYDKKGPLHHEASGNQDIVNSSTSKELGKSDLRETSECKSGCEIRQENQDLPQAASAEALDSGNGARDCNRSSLDDLHGVDWVGDIVRIVDEKSFYQSCRVNGAVYKLQDHALFCSGNDNLRPSKLQVYESNHSGTVMAGLIQGPCQVLPPNKFKEESERRSHLLHGESDGLQPVFLCKWFYDEPKGLFRAVTD
- the LOC122640839 gene encoding uncharacterized protein LOC122640839 isoform X2; its protein translation is MDPAGLEAVVPPVVNSEKSLASVGDKRPVENEVDIDNGGRLHKKAKGDFGMDMKKVAEIVLVLSEMGKMRGGRNPTDVEERLMAEARQKLAEICEALAPKDILPRDAVKAVIEDLGLNNRSKDQRLGFRPPKMSIAERLLLTKRKMEESKGFAGQSRTYSSQLSQVGFGATVESRAPLLPAAHMFPPEKPVSVGVFQPAPPMVHVSALTSTSSMNQLSVNEVQPVVVPRALSSSSLEKDSSSLTLPRTEAVHFRLDGRLNGPAFASQVRENTSGDLQLEKALRLGQTNKVSDHTPIKTEASSNISSSQVALQAAKDQSSKPSVIQTASGSLPSVQQPSQGINFIQNPSPFNNHSDVARNVQKFLQPRLPEHPNWTPPSIEYMNKALTCQICKATISDVESLLVCDACEKGVHLKCLQSYNQKGIPKGEWHCPKCIISSNGKPLPPKYGRVTRNITAPKVSSNTNGGLISAVKKVENSDQKVNHQKAIANGNPGGIGSNHIESSHGLKISSVIDAHGSDFTISRVGPEKSRETAGSSEPPIQSGGSSSCDTGRLNSDFTSLPRFDRGHHCQASCNSLGYDKKGPLHHEASGNQDIVNSSTSKELGKSDLRETSECKSGCEIRQENQDLPQAASAEALDSGNGARDCNRSSLDDLHGVDWVGDIVRIVDEKSFYQSCRVNGAVYKLQDHALFCSGNDNLRPSKLQALWEDNKTRSKWAIVNRCYLPSDLPEVVGRPCTPENNEVYESNHSGTVMAGLIQGPCQVLPPNKFKEESERRSHLLHGESDGLQPVFLCKWFYDEPKGLFRAVTD